Genomic DNA from Desulfurivibrio alkaliphilus AHT 2:
TCTTTTCCGGATCGACGCTGATCCTGCCGAAACGGCTGGTCTGCAAGGTGATGGTTGGGGTGCCTTCTTCAATCTTCATCGCTGCTTGAGCCATTTGGTTCACCTCCTGGTGGTTTTAGAACGGACCTCATGTCCGCCCTTTGTTGTAATATCGGCTTGTTGCCAGATTTCTGAAACAAATTATCAACTTTCACGCTTTTTTTCGGCCAAGTTGACGGCGAGGCTTTCCAGGTCGCCGAACTCTCCTGCGGCGGCGCGGCGGTTGGCCTCTAAAATCCGGCGGTAAATCTCTTCCCGGTGGACGGAAACATGATCCGGCGCCTCGACACCGAGCTTGACCTGGCCGTTTTTTACCTCCAGCACCCGGATGGAAATCTCATCGCCGATGGCCACTGCTTCCCCCGGTTTTCTGGCTAAAATCAACATTGTCATGCCCTCCTGGCAAAATCTGCCGGCTGCTTTCCTGGCGGCCGGTTTTTGTTCTGGTGTTAATGCAGGGTGCGTGCCGCCCGGTGGCGAACGCGGTGCTGTTACTCCTTATGCCCGCTTGGTTTAAAGGAAATTAACCAAACTCAACTGCATGGTTCTGGCCGCCGCGCTAAGGGCTGCTTCGTAAGCTACTTCCTTGGCCTTCAGTTCCATGATGGCCTTAATCATATCGGTATCTTCCAGTTCGGAAAGATTTTCCGCCGTGGCCAGCTTCAGGTTCATGTAAATGTTGTTCTGAACCTCCATGCGGTTGGCCCGGGCGCCGAAATCGGCGATCTGGTTGGTCAGCTCGTTGAGCAGGCCTTCAAGGTCGCCGATGGATTTTTGCAGGCCGCTGGTCTGAATATTGTCAAACTCCAGGCCGGTGGCGTTGAGCAGGCCGCTGGTATCCTCCTTGAGATCGAAGCTGTAGCGCTCGTCACTGCTGTTGAGCTGCAGGTACCCGCTGTCATCCCAGTGGGCGTTGAGGCCGGGGATGCCGTTGAGCCGCTGGGCGATATCGTTTAGGGTGTCGTTTGCCGGGTCCACCTGGATGGTGATTACCCGCTCCTGCGGCGGCACCTGGTGGTGGTCGGTGACCGCCACCTTGAAGCTGCCGGCCTGGATGCGCTCTTCCAGTTCCAGCCCGGTTTCGCCGCTGCCCAGGGTGGCGTGAATGTCCCCGGCCTGGGCGGCGCTGGTAGCGGTGCGGAATCCTTCGCCCTTGAGAAACTGCTCCAGATCTTTCAGGATACTGAACACCCCGGTGTCGTAAATGGCGTCAAAGCCGTTTTTACTGATATCGATGGTGCTGTGCTGGCCCACCTTGATGGCGATGTCGTTGTTGCGATCGCCGGCGTAACGGACGTAATCGTTGTCCCGGTGGATGGTCCGGACCTGCATGACCCCGTCTTCCAGGCGGTCGTCATGGCCGGTGGGTTCGCTCAGGCCCAAGGCGGCAAAGCCTACATCGATGGCCGCATCATCTTCGCCCACCTGGCCGCTTTCCAGCCGGAAGGGCTGGTCCGACCACAAGCGTACTGAGCCGAAATGGACCTGATCACCGCTGAAACCGGTGGCATAATGGCCCTGGGCCGAGGTTTGCACATGAACGTTGCGGCCATCCACCGCGGTGAGGATCAGTTTGCCGTCTTGGTCGCGGCCGGCGGTAACCCCGGTTTCCTCCGTTTTGGCGTTGATGGCCCGGATCAGGGTGTTGTCGGCGTCCCCTTCCTGGATGGTGGCGGGCTCATCAAAAATGCTGATCCCGTTGATCACCAGGTCGTTTTCGCTCAACCGGGTGCGGTGGGGTTGGTCAATGCTCACCGCCTTGACCGCCAGTTTATCACCGTCGGCATCTGCCGCCGCGAAAGTGATGTCACCGGTGCCGGCCCCGCTGACGATGGTTAACTCGGTGCCGTCAACGGCCACCGGGTAGTCGGCGCTGACGGCCGTTGCCAGCCCGGCAATGACAGCGTCAAGGTCATCTCCGACCTGGGCTTCGTAAGCAAAATCCTGATTGTTTATGGTCAGGGTGTAAGTGGCGCCTTCTTCCACGTCCATGCCGTTGAAATCAATGTGCCGTGAAACTCCCGCATGGCCGCTGTTTACTGCCGTGCCCGCGATAACCGAGGCAGGGGTGACTTCCGCCGTCACCCCGTAATTGCCCCCGTTAATGGCCGCTGCCTTGGCCGCTGCCGAGGCATCGGCGTAGATGGTGGAATGCTCATCGGCGGCAGTGGTCACCGGTTTGCCGTTGATCAGCAAATCGCCTTCCTGCAGGGACGGGCCGTAACGCAGCACCCCGTCGTCGGGCAGGTCGGCAAAACCCCAGCCGCCGCCGTGCAGGCCGATCATTTCGAGAATGGTGTCATCGGGCGGGTCATTTGCCGCCCCACTGGTGGTGATGGTAAAAGATTCGGCTCCGCTCAGGGAGATAGAGCCGGTGTTGCCGTTATTCACGGTGTAGGCGCCGGCGGCCAGGCCGGTATTGGCATTGGCGTTGGTTAGTGGTCCGACTTCGATGTCAGATTCATCGCCGGGGTTAAGGTTGTAAAGCACCACCGAGTTGAGTGCACCGCCGTTGTCGCCGTCTCCGACTCTGGCGGCCACTCCGGTTAGTTCAGTAATATTATTGATCGCCGCCACGGTAAGTTCGGCAACATCGGCGGCGCTGGCTCCGTCCGGCACGACCACGGCAAAGTTGACGCCATTGATGGATTGGAGCATGGTCTCGCCACCATTGCCGCCCTCGGCGTTGGCTGCCGCCCCGGCGGTCAGGGTGGTCAGGCTGGCGGTTACCCCGGTAATGTCGCCGACTTCATTCAAGGCCGCGGCTAAAGCGTCAGCATTGGCCATCTCCAGGCCTAACGTGGCGGGATTGTTAAGCGCAAGGTCGTCGTCGCCGTTCAGGCCGGGATATTCGGCCTCCTGCAGGAGGGTTACCAGGTCTTGGCCGTTGATTTGCAAATCATCGGTGGTCAGGGTTCCGCCGGAGATCTGGTCGCTGGTCAATGGCCCGCTGATTCCTTGCGGGGCGGGATCGGCGCCGTTAACAAAATAGCCGTCCATGGCGCCTTTGACAAAGGGGGTGGGTTCGGCCGGGGTGTAGCCGATGGTGCGGAAGCCGCCGAAGATATGCTTGCCGTTAACCGCCGAGTTGGCCAGGATGATGGCCTGCTCCCAGAGGTTTTTTACCTCCATGGCGGCGTTCTCTCGATTTTCCGCGGTCATGGGGGCGTTGGCCGCCTGGATGGCCAGGGTCTTGGCCCGCATCACCAGGTCCTTGGTTTCCGTTAAGGCGGTTTCCGAGGCGCTGATGATGGTGTTGCCGTAATTGATATTTCGCTGGTACTGGCCGATTTCCGACAGGTTGGTGCGCAGGCCCAGGGCGTTGACCAGGTTCACCGGATTGTCCGAGATCTTGGACATCAGCTTGCCCGAGGAGATCTGTTGGTTGATCCGGTTCATATCGCTGTTAACCTTGTTCAGGTTAGTCAGGATATTGTTATAGATAGACTGCATTGTAACCCGCATGGCCTTGTCTCCTATCTTACGGTGTCCAGCAGGGTGACCAGCATTTCGTCGGAGGTGGAGATCAGCCGGGCCGCCGCCGTGTAGGCATGCTGGAACTTGATCAGGTTGGCCATCTCCTCGTCCAGGGAGACCCCGGAGACGGTATCCCGCATCTCGTTCATCTGGTTTAGCACCAGGGTGTTGAACTCCACGTTGCGGTCGATGGTCCGTCCCTTGTTGCCGATATCCCCCACCAGCGAGTTGTAAAAACCATTAAGCGAGCTGACCCGGCCACCGAGGAAATGAATGTCATCCTTGTGCTGCAGGTTGCTGAGCTCCAAGGCGTTGCGGTTGTCGCCGGGAAAAATTTCGCCGTTTTCGCCCACCTTGCCGGCGGCCATGTAGTCAAGATTGTCGGCAATAACCCGGTTGACCCCAATGGTGCCGGCACTGTGGCCGGTGAAAAAAGTGTTGAGGCCGGCCACTTGGAGGAAGTTGGAGGAATCTGCGCCAAAGGCGAACTGGTGGCCGGCGACGGGGTCAAGCTTGAAGCGGCCGCTCTGGCGGTCGAAAGAGGCCTTCACCCAAGGGGTTTCGCCGTCGCTGGTGCCGCCGGCGGCGAGAATCGCCTGGTTGATGGCCTGGGCGGCATCATTGGCCGAGTAGGCCCGCTCCAAGGAAACGGTTACCGGTTCCGGCAGGGCCAGGGAGCCGTCGGCGCTGTAAAGCCAGATTTCAAAGCTGCCGTCTTCGGTGTTCAGCTCATCGCCGTACTTGAAGCCGGTGAGCAGGACTTTATCTTCCAGAGGGTCCGGGGTTACCGCGATCCGGCCGTTGCCGGTGATGCCGTCATCGCTTTTGTCGTGCAGGCCCAACTGGGCCAGGATGGTATCGTCCACCCCGGCCTTGATGGTGTAGCGCTGGTCGGAAAAGAGGGTGACCTGGCCGGTATTGTGGTCGGCATCGGCGACAATGGTTTCGCCGGCAAGGGCATCCAGGCCGAGCATGGAGGCGCTGAGCCCGGCGGGGTTGTCCTCGTCGTCCGGGGTAAAGATCAGATTGTCGATGGTGATGGAGGACTCATCCCCGGCGTTGGTGTTGCGGAAGAGCAGGGCGTTGGTGGCGGCGCCGTTGCTGCCGTCGCCCACCGCCGCTTCAATATTGTGATCTTCCAGCACCTTGCTGATTTCTTTGGTCAGCTCTTCCAGGAACTTGGTATGAACGTTTTCGCCCTCTTCGAGGTCGCCGATGCTAAAACTTATGTTGTCTCTGCCATTTACGTTGAACTCGATTTCATTGTCATCATCGTCTGGGTCTTGAAATCCGTCTACATTTGATAATGTGACGGTTATCTCTTCTCCGTTGACCGTGAAGCTAAAGCTGTCGCCGGCGCTGACGGCGTTAAGGTCAGCTTCGGTAATGGCCACCCCGTTTGCCTGGGTGGTCAGCCGGGCGCTGACCCCGGTATCGGCCTGGTTGATGGCCTCCACGGTGTTGGCCGCCTTGGTGGTGGCCAGTCCGTGCACCGGGAAGGCGCCGTTGATGGCGCCGATATCCAGGCCGTTGATCTGGATTGCCCCGGCGGCAATGTTGCGGCTGGCGGTGCCGGTGGCCACGGTACCGGTGGTCACCGAGGTGGGTCGACCGATGTCGCCGCCCACCAGTTGGTCGGCAAATTTTACCGTGCCGCTGCCGGTGCTGTGCACCTGGTTAAGCTCGCGGATCAGGGCGTTGGCCAAGGCATCCAGGCGACCGGCATAGTTGTTGGGGTTGCCGGGGGCCAGTTCGCTGTGGATCTCCAGCCAGCCGCCCATCTTGCCGCCCAGTTGGGCGCCGGTGAGGGGGCGGCTGACCTTTTTGCCGGAACCATCGGTGCTGACCCAGTTGAGTTGGTTGTCGCTCCAGCTTACCTGCCAGGCCTCATCGCCTTCCACCAGTGGGTGGCCGTTGGCCATCAAGACCGTGTAGGTGCCGTTTTTGCTGGCAAAATGGCTGATCTCCACCAGTCCCGCCAACTCCTTGACCAGGTTGTCGCGCTGGTCCCGCAGGTCGTTGGCCTCCGCCTTGGCCACCTCGGCGCTGGTGATGCGGGAATTCAGCGCGGCGATCTGCGAGGTCAGGGAGTTGATGTCGCCCACCGCGGTGTCGATGTTGGTGCCGATATCCGAGCGGGCCCGGATGATCTCATCGTTCATGGTTTTAAAATGATCGGACAGCAGATGGCCGTTTTGCAGCACATTCTGTCGGGCCGCCAGGCTTTCCGGGTTATCGCTGAGTTCCTGCCAGGAGTTCCAGAACTGGTTGAGCAGGTCGTTCATGGCCAGGCCGCGGGCCTCGTTGAAAATCGGCTCCACCACCCGCAGGGACTGCTGCTGGGCCTGCAAATTACCCATCAGGGAAGACTGGCGGGTGATCCGCTCCACCATGAACTGATCGTAGCTGCGGGTAATGGTGTCTGGTGAGACCCCGCCGCCCAGCAGGGCATTGCCCATCTGCACCGCATGGTTGGCCCGGATATTGTGGGTTTGCCGGGAATAGCCCGGGGTATCCACGTTGGCCACGTTGTGGCCGGTGACCTGGATCGACCGCTGCTGGGTCAGCAGGGCCTGTTTGGCGGTATTCAGGACGTGCGTTAAGCCGGCCATGGTTTTATACCTCGCGGCTGATCAGGCTGGGGCGGGAGGCCCCCGGACGCTGTTGGTGGCCCGGCTTGCCGTACCCGGTTTGCTCTTCCCCGGCGGCGCGGGTGATCAGGCTGATGGCGTCATGTAAATGACGCTTGGTGTCTTCCACGAAATTGTAGTTGATCACACTTTTGGCGGCGATATCCTGGCGCAGGGCCACCAGTTCGCGGCGTTGTTTTTCCAGGGTCTTTTTCTCTTCCCCGTCGGTCATCGCGGCCAGGTCGGAAAGCCGGACGGCGTTTTCAGAGGGCTTGCCGGTGAACTCCTCCACCGACCGCCGCAACTGCTCGTCCACCTCCTTCAGGGTGGCGATCTGTTCGGCCTTGCGACGGCTCAAGCCCACCAGTTCACGCATGTCCATGTTGACAATGGCCTGCTGTTCCCGGTCCAGCATGACCAGCAACTCGCGGGAGAGGGTAAACTCCTGCTCCAGAAGATCAAAGATGTTGGCTGGTATTTTATGCCGCATGGTCCTATCCTCTGCTGTAATGGTATCCGTTCACCAGGTTTACTAACTTAGCTGTCTGACGGGCCGTAATCGTTCAGCAGTGCCGCAGATTCGGGTAAGCAGCCAGGCGCCGCGTACACCGGGTACTCAAGCCTGGCTGATCGCCCGAAGGTGCGGTGCTGCTGAACGATTACCTGTAATGCTGCTGGTTGATCTGCCGGTAGAGCATTTCACCGAACCCCATCCCTTTGCCGGAGGCCAGGTGCCGGGCCAGCTCCTGGTCGTGGAGCGACTGGTACATCTCTTCGGCATGCCCTCCGCCCAGCAGATCGCTCTGGGGCCCGGTCTGGCGGGCCATGCTGAGGAATTTCTGCAGGATGATGGCCTCGAACTCGGCGCAGGCCTGCCGCAATTGGGGATTTCCTTCCTTATCGGACGTTGCGGTCGCGGGCTTGAATGGGCCGCCGGTCAGGCTGTTGATTTCCATGTCTTACTCCCGTGGCTGGTTGGGTTTTAGATGATTTCCAGTTCGGCGTTCAAAGCGCCGGAGGCCTTGATGGACTGAAAGATGGCAATCAGATCCCGGGGGGCGACGCCCACCGCGTTCAGGGCCTGGACCACCTCGCCCAGCGTGGCGCCGGGGTCAAGCCGTACCAGCTGGTCGCCTTCGGCGGCCATCGGTGCGGCATCCGGCTGCAGCAACTCTTCCGGGCCCAGGGCCGGTGCCACCTGCAGGTTAAGATCGCCATGGGCCACGGCCAACTCCCGGATGCGGACGTTTTCGCCCATCACCACCGTCCCGGTGCGCTCATCCAGCACCACCCGGGCCCGGTTGTCGGGAACAATCTGCAGGTTTTCCAGTTCGGCCAGCAGGAAAATTTCGTTGTCGCGGTAATTCTCCGGCACCCTGACCACCACCGTGGCGCCGTCCCGGGGGTGGGCGGCGCTGTTGCCCAGGTGGTTGTTAATGGCCTGGGTCATGCGCTGAACGGTGGTAAAATCGGGGGAGTTCAGGCTGATCACGATCTCTTCCCGTTGGGCGAAAGAAACCGGAACTTCCCGCTCCACCGAGGCGCCGCTGGGGATCCGGGCCACGGTCTGATGGTTCTGTTGCCGGCCCGGTGCCGTCGGCCCCTGGGGCTCGAAGCCGCCGATGCTCAGCGGACCCTGGGCGATGGCGTAGATCTGGTTGTCCAGGCCTTTAAGGGGAGTGACCAGCAGGGTGCCGCCCTGCAGCGAGGAGGCGTCGCCCACCGAAGAAACGGTGACGTCAATATTCTGGCCGGACTTGGCGAAGGGGGGCAGTTTGGCGGTGACCATCACCGCGGCCGCGTTGCGGACCTGGATATCGTCGGGGTTGATGTTAAGGCCCATGTTGCGCATGGCGTTGGCCAGCCCCTGGATGGTGAAGGCGGCGTTGCGGCCGTCGCCGCTGCCGTCCAGGCCCACCACGATGCCGTAACCCACCAGCTGGTTATGCCGGACCCCCTGGATGGAGGCCAGGTCCTTGAGCCGTACCGCCGCGGTGGCGTCGGCAATCACGAAAACCAGGCAGGCAAGGCCCAGCACCAGCCCGGCCACCACCGGCAAAAGCCCGGCCGGGGTAGCCGTAGTCGGCTTGCGGGAATATTTAACAGAAGCTGCGTTCATGGTCTCACCCGGATAATTTTTTTGTTCTTTCAAGGTTTATGGTGTGCGCTGCCGGTCACGAAAAAAAACTTTGTCAAGTTGTTATGCACTATCCGTGCCAGCAACCAAGGAGGAAACTTTTGCCGCCGGCAAAAGCCCCCGCCAGTGGCAAATCCCAAAAGCCATCCACCACCAGGAAAACGTCCGGCAGTGCCGCAGGTTGTGGCAAGCGAGACGGCGCCGCGTACTCCAGTACGCAAGCCGGCTCGATCGCCGCAAGATGCGGTGCTGCCGGACGTTTTCCCTAGAAGGGCCAGATGGCCTGCACTGCCCGCGACAGCCAGCCTGGCCGTTGTTTGTCGGCCAGCAGCCCTTTGCCGCTGTACTCGATCCGGGCGTCGGCGATCCGGTCGGAGTTGACGGAGTTGCTGGCATTAATATCGTCGGGGCGCACCAGGCCGGAGAGGATGATGAACTGGGTTTCGTTGTTGACCCGTACCTCCTGGTAGCCTCGGATAACCAGGTTGCCTTCCATGGTTTTGTCCACCACCCGGGCGGAGATGGTGGCGGTGACGTCGCTGTCGCGGCTGGTACGGCCGCGGCCTTCGAAGTCGGTATTAATCCCGGCATTGATGGAACTGCGTTCGCCGACGAAATTGTCCAGCCCGAAGAAGGAACTGATCCCGGCGTTGATGCTGGAGTCACGCTCGGCAATGGTGGTGGCGTTTTTGCGGCCGCTGGAGGTTTCCACCACCCGTACCAGCAAAATGTCGCCCACTTCCCGGGCCCGGTTGTCGCGATAAAGGTCCAGCCCCCGGTTGCCGTTGTAAATCGTGCCCTCGGCCGGCGTTTCCGGCGGGCTGCCGGGGTCCGGCATGGCGAAGCGTTCCGGCAGGCGCTCGGAGGGGGGGGCGGCGGCCTGGTCGCTGCCGCCGCTGCCGCTGCTGCCGGTGGTGGCGCAGCCGGTCAGCCACAGCGACAGCAGGGCAATCAGCAAGATATAGTTACGCATGACGGTTCTCCTTATTACAGTTCGGTTTCAACCAGGCCGCTGTTGACCACCCGGGCCATGATTTCCCGCCGGCTCATCAGGTTGCGGACCCGGACCAAGTCACCTTCGGCGCCGATTTCCCGCACCTCGCCCGGCGCGTTGACCAGCACCCGGCCGGTGGAGGCGCGAATCGTTACCCGGTCGCCGCGCCGCACCAGGGGCGGTTTTTCCAGCAAATTCTGGTACACGATGGCCCCGGCCTGCAGGGTGGTGCGCAACTGCATGCCGGCTACCAGGGCGGGATCGTTGATGATGCTGCCGTCCAGCATGCCGATGTCGCGGCGATGCACGACCAGATCATCGCGGCTGATCACCTCCCCCCTGTTGATGCGGCGGGCGGTCATGACCACCTGGCCCATGCGCTGCAGGTTGGCATTCAGGCGCACCCGGGCCTCGGCCTTGCCGTTGACCAGCAGGGTAACCTGAAGGCTTTGCCGACCCAGGTGGCCGGGGTCGAGGGCATTGTCCAACTGGTAGTCAAGGAGCCCGGCAGGAATGGTGACACTTGCCGGAAAGGCGGAAAAACCGCTGATCTCCAGCTCGTCCCGGGGCCAGATGCTCTCTTTGGCAATGATGGCGGCAAAAATTTCCTGCAAGTCGCTCTCCCCCAGGGTAATTGTGCTGCCGCCGCTCCGAGCCTGGACCGGAATGGCAGCCAGGATCAGCAGCAACAACAGCAGGGGGGCAATGAACAGGCGAAGACCGGGGCCGGTGGTCATGGTTCCATCTCCTCTTTTCTCAAGCCTAAAATAATGTTTGTTACTCCGGTGCTGTTGGGCGTTTATGCCTAACGCTTCAAGGTGTTGGCCACTTCCAGCAACTGGTCGGCGGTCTGCACCGACTTGGAGTTCATCTCAAAAGCCCGCTGGGTGATGATCAGGTTCACCAGCTCTTCGGTAACATCGACGTTGGATACCTCGATGAAATTCTGCAAAATCACCCCGGCGCCGTCGGTGCCGGGGTCCGACTCAATGGGGTCGCCGGAGGCCTCGGTGGGGCGGAAAAGATTGCCGCCTTCGGCCCGGAGCCCGCCGGGGTTGATAAAGTTGTGCAGGGTCAGTTGACCTTCGGCGATGATCTCCTGGGCGGCGTTTTTGGCCTGGATCAGCCCGTCGGTGCCGACACTAAGGGTGACGGTATCGGCGGGAATGGCGAACTCCGGCTGCAGCCGGTCGCCGTTCTGGGTGACGATGAAGCCGTCGGCGTCACGGGTGAAGTTGCCGGAGCGGGTGTAAAACTCTTCCCCGTCACGGATGACCTGGAAAAAGCCCCGGCCCTCGACGGCCAGGTCCAGGTCGTTGCCGGTTTCATGGATGCTGCCCTGGGTAAAGAGCTTCTGGGTGGAGGTGGCGATCACCCCCAGGCCCACCTGGATGCCCGAGGGCACCTGGCCGCCGTCCACGGTTTCCACCCCCACCGCCCGCATCTCCTGGTAGTAAAGGTCTTCAAACTGGACCCGGCTTTTTTTGAAGCCGGCGGTGTTGACGTTGGCCAGGTTGTTGGAGATGGTATCCAACTGCAACTGCTGGCCCCGCATGCCGGTGGTGCCGGAGTAAAGTGCGCGGATCATGGTTGTTCCTCCTTAATGGTTCAGCAAAAAATCATTTTTTTCGTTCAGCGGCCGAAAGCTGGTCAATTACCGGTTGAAGCGGCCGACTCGGCTGATTGCCTGTTCATCCATGTCGTCGATGGCCTGGATCATCTTCTGTTGTGCTTCATAGCTGCGTTGCAGATCGATCATGGTGGTCATCTCTTCCACCGAGTTGACGTTGGACTTTTCCAGAAAACCCTGGCGAACCTGGAAATTCATGGCCTCCAGGGGCATTTCTTCGCCTTCTGCCGCCAGCCGGAAGAGGTTGCGGCCTTCCTTGATCAGGTTGGTCAAATCATTGACACCAACCACCTCCAGCTGGTTGACCTGCACGCCGTCCACCATTACTCGGCCGTCTCTTTCCACCGCAAAATTGTTGCCGTCAACCACGATGGGGCCGCCGTCGCCCAGCACCAGGCCCCCCTCCGGGGTGCGCAACTGGCCCATGGGGTCCAGCTGGAAGCTGCCGGCTCGGGTGTAGCGGATGCCCTGGTCGGTCTGGATCCGGAAAAACCCTTCCCCTTGGATGGCCAGGTCCAGCGGGTTGCCGGTGGGGTCGACGTGTCCCTGCTGGTGGTCGGTATGCACCCGCAAAGCCTTGCCCACCCGTTGGCGCTCGGCGTTGGCCTGGTAGAGCATTTCCCAGAAGCTCACCGCGTCTTTCTTGTAGCCGGCGGTGTCGACGTTGGCCAGATTGTTGGCCACCTGGTCCAGGCGGCGCTCCTGGGCCAGCATGGTCTCCACCCCTTCAATCATTCCCAGCCGATTATGGATATACATGGCACTCCTCACTTGCACTTGATTACCAGCGAAACATCTCGTGCCGGGAGCTAATGCAAACAGCGTGCCAAGAAAAGGTAAGCGATCACAGAGCACCGCATCTTGCGGCGATCGAGCCGGCTCACGTACTGATGTACGCTTCGCCGTCTCGCTTGCCGCAATCTGCGGCACCCTGTGACCGCTTACCCCGGTTTTAGTTAGGGGCGAACCCGTCGCTACCGGGTTTCGCGGCCCCCTTCCAGTTCCCAGGCGACTTTGACGTTGCCCTGGGTCGGTGGGCTGAGTGGAGTTGCGGCTGTTCGCTTACTGGTATTCCTGGTTAGTGCGGTAGATGAAGGCGAGAATTTCCGCCACCAGCAGGTAGGTCTCGGGGGGGATTTCCTGGTAGAGGTCGAGGCGGGAAAGAATT
This window encodes:
- the flgF gene encoding flagellar basal-body rod protein FlgF — protein: MYIHNRLGMIEGVETMLAQERRLDQVANNLANVDTAGYKKDAVSFWEMLYQANAERQRVGKALRVHTDHQQGHVDPTGNPLDLAIQGEGFFRIQTDQGIRYTRAGSFQLDPMGQLRTPEGGLVLGDGGPIVVDGNNFAVERDGRVMVDGVQVNQLEVVGVNDLTNLIKEGRNLFRLAAEGEEMPLEAMNFQVRQGFLEKSNVNSVEEMTTMIDLQRSYEAQQKMIQAIDDMDEQAISRVGRFNR